Proteins from a genomic interval of Lolium perenne isolate Kyuss_39 chromosome 1, Kyuss_2.0, whole genome shotgun sequence:
- the LOC127297412 gene encoding geranylgeranyl pyrophosphate synthase 7, chloroplastic, with protein sequence MAKVVPFLVHHVTPSPSLKLHFSPRNASLQFHARHSTTSVRCAVPTPTSHTPITNPTRSQGEDLFSFDWYMASKAVTVNDALDRALPLVQPERLSESMRYSLLAGGKRVRPMLAIAACEMVGGDEAAAMPVACAVEMVHTMSLIHDDLPCMDDDDVRRGCPTNHVAFGISTALLAGDALLSLSFEHIARGCVEHGVPADRVLRAVAELANAVGTGGLAAGEVVDLASEGADVGLARLEYIHIHKTARLLEAAAVCGAIVGGAGEEDIESIRRYARYVGLLFQVVDDVLDVTQTSEQLGKTAGKDLATDKATYPKLMGVDGARAYAAELVASAEAELDRFDHARTQPLRHLARFIAYRQN encoded by the coding sequence ATGGCCAAGGTCGTGCCCTTTCTCGTCCACCATGTCACCCCGTCGCCCAGTCTCAAGCTCCATTTTTCTCCAAGAAACGCTTCCCTCCAATTCCATGCTAGGCATTCCACCACCAGCGTACGGTGCGCTGTGCCGACTCCGACGAGCCACACCCCCATCACCAACCCCACCAGGTCACAGGGTGAGGATCTTTTCAGCTTCGACTGGTACATGGCGTCCAAGGCCGTGACCGTGAACGACGCGCTCGACCGCGCTCTGCCGCTCGTGCAGCCCGAGCGCCTCAGCGAGTCCATGCGCTACTCGCTCCTCGCGGGCGGCAAGCGCGTGCGCCCCATGCTCGCGATCGCTGCGTGCGAGATGGTGGGCGGCGACGAGGCCGCCGCCATGCCAGTGGCCTGCGCAGTCGAGATGGTTCACACCATGTCGCTCATCCACGACGACCTCCCGTGCATGGACGACGACGACGTCCGGCGCGGATGCCCCACGAACCACGTCGCCTTCGGAATCAGCACCGCGCTCCTCGCGGGTGACGCGCTCCTGTCCCTCTCGTTCGAGCACATCGCCCGGGGCTGCGTGGAGCACGGCGTGCCGGCCGACCGCGTGCTCCGCGCCGTGGCGGAGCTCGCCAACGCCGTGGGCACGGGTGGGCTCGCGGCGGGGGAGGTGGTGGACCTGGCCAGCGAGGGCGCGGACGTCGGCCTGGCCAGGCTGGAGTACATCCACATACACAAGACGGCGCGGCTCCTGGAGGCCGCGGCGGTGTGCGGAGCCATCGTCGGAGGAGCCGGCGAAGAAGATATCGAGAGCATCCGGCGGTACGCGCGTTACGTCGGGCTGCTGTTCCAGGTGGTCGACGACGTGCTGGACGTGACACAAACGTCCGAGCAGCTGGGGAAGACGGCCGGGAAGGACCTGGCGACCGACAAGGCGACGTACCCGAAGCTGATGGGCGTGGACGGGGCGCGAGCATACGCCGCCGAGCTTGTGGCCAGCGCCGAGGCAGAACTAGACCGGTTTGACCATGCCCGCACCCAGCCGCTGCGCCACCTCGCGCGATTTATTGCCTACAGGCAGAACTGA